The proteins below come from a single Saccharopolyspora sp. SCSIO 74807 genomic window:
- a CDS encoding SGNH/GDSL hydrolase family protein: protein MIGARAVRLAMMAAGTLGGLSGAAYGLLNGQSRYARRVIGVPSAVPLRSDGVHLPDGSGPVAPADLPAGTEPLELVVLGDSSAAGLGVDSPYELPGARIARGMAEETGRPVALSTYAIVGSTSKDLAAQVQAALSRPPQLALVIIGANDVTARQSVAACAALLGSAVGELRAAGVGVVAGTCPDLGAIRPIPQPLRSVASSWSLALGRAQRRAVEAAGGHAVPLADLLSPEFLTRPQEFFSPDRFHPSAAGYEAAAKLLLPALCAAIGEWSGGPLPQAPTRSAAAEARRPTSRAMARLNRRFGRRGTD, encoded by the coding sequence ATGATCGGGGCTCGTGCGGTGCGGCTGGCGATGATGGCCGCCGGCACCCTCGGAGGGCTTTCCGGAGCGGCGTACGGACTGCTCAACGGCCAGTCGCGGTACGCGCGCCGGGTGATCGGCGTGCCCTCGGCGGTGCCGCTGCGCTCCGACGGGGTCCACCTGCCGGACGGCAGCGGACCGGTGGCACCCGCCGACCTGCCCGCGGGCACCGAGCCGCTGGAGCTGGTGGTGCTCGGCGACTCGTCGGCGGCGGGGCTGGGCGTGGACTCCCCGTACGAGCTGCCGGGCGCGCGGATCGCCCGTGGCATGGCCGAGGAGACCGGGCGGCCGGTCGCGCTGAGCACCTACGCGATCGTGGGGTCGACCTCGAAGGACCTGGCCGCTCAGGTGCAGGCGGCGTTGAGCAGACCGCCGCAGCTGGCGCTGGTGATCATCGGCGCGAACGACGTGACCGCCCGGCAGTCGGTCGCGGCCTGCGCCGCGCTGCTCGGTTCCGCGGTGGGCGAACTGCGCGCTGCGGGCGTCGGCGTGGTCGCGGGGACCTGCCCGGACCTGGGTGCGATCCGGCCGATCCCGCAGCCGCTGCGGTCGGTGGCCTCGTCGTGGAGCCTCGCGCTGGGGCGGGCGCAGCGCCGGGCCGTGGAAGCCGCCGGCGGGCACGCGGTGCCGTTGGCCGATCTGCTGTCTCCGGAGTTCCTGACCCGGCCGCAGGAGTTCTTCAGCCCGGACCGGTTCCACCCCTCCGCCGCCGGGTACGAGGCGGCCGCGAAGCTGCTGCTGCCCGCGTTGTGCGCGGCCATCGGCGAATGGAGTGGTGGACCGTTGCCGCAGGCACCGACCCGTTCCGCGGCCGCGGAGGCGCGGCGGCCGACCAGCCGGGCGATGGCCCGGCTCAACCGGCGCTTCGGGCGCCGCGGCACGGACTGA
- a CDS encoding Bax inhibitor-1/YccA family protein produces MRTTSNPAFKNLPGHSGGYANFDYGRGGTAAPGRAPAAPPQTARPMTIDDVVTKTAITLAITLITGAATYVSGMAMLALPAAIVGLVVSLVIIFTKKVRPWLVVTYAAVEGVFLGGISYVFGELLSRTGVGGPGMIMQAIAGTMGVFAAMLVVYKTGAIRVTPKLTKWIIGLVAGAAVAMLVNLVVGFFVPGGLGLRDGSPMAIGFSLLCIGIAAFSFLLDFDAADRAIKSGVDAKVSWYIAFGLMTTLVWLYLEILRLLSYFNNN; encoded by the coding sequence TTGCGCACAACGAGCAACCCAGCGTTCAAGAACCTGCCGGGACACAGCGGCGGGTACGCGAACTTCGACTACGGCCGGGGCGGCACCGCAGCGCCCGGCCGCGCGCCGGCTGCTCCGCCGCAGACCGCGCGTCCGATGACCATCGACGACGTGGTCACCAAGACGGCCATCACGCTCGCCATCACGCTGATCACCGGTGCTGCGACTTACGTCAGCGGGATGGCCATGCTGGCGCTGCCCGCTGCGATCGTGGGCCTGGTGGTGTCGCTGGTCATCATCTTCACCAAGAAGGTGCGCCCCTGGCTGGTCGTCACTTACGCCGCGGTCGAGGGCGTGTTCCTCGGCGGCATCAGCTACGTCTTCGGCGAACTGCTGAGCCGGACCGGCGTCGGCGGCCCCGGCATGATCATGCAGGCGATCGCGGGCACCATGGGCGTGTTCGCCGCGATGCTGGTGGTCTACAAGACCGGCGCGATCCGGGTGACGCCGAAGCTCACCAAGTGGATCATCGGCCTGGTCGCCGGTGCCGCGGTCGCGATGCTGGTCAACCTGGTCGTCGGGTTCTTCGTGCCCGGCGGGCTCGGCCTGCGCGACGGCAGCCCGATGGCCATCGGGTTCAGCCTGCTGTGCATCGGCATCGCCGCGTTCAGCTTCCTGCTGGACTTCGACGCCGCGGACCGGGCGATCAAGAGCGGTGTGGACGCCAAGGTCAGCTGGTACATCGCCTTCGGTCTGATGACCACGCTGGTCTGGCTGTACCTGGAGATCTTGCGGCTGCTGTCCTACTTCAACAACAACTAG
- the greA gene encoding transcription elongation factor GreA, whose amino-acid sequence MSDTQVTWLTQDAYDRLKGELDELVANRPVIAAKINEAREEGDLKENGGYHAAREEQGQLESRIRQLQELLRTAKVGDVPTESGIAKPGSVLTVRFDGEDETEKFLLATREEGAHGELEVYSPSSPLGQALLEAKQGETREYELPNGGTMKVTLVEAEPFLG is encoded by the coding sequence GTGAGCGATACCCAGGTGACCTGGCTGACCCAGGATGCTTACGACCGGCTCAAGGGTGAGCTGGACGAGCTCGTGGCCAACCGCCCGGTGATCGCCGCGAAGATCAACGAGGCCCGGGAGGAAGGCGACCTCAAGGAGAACGGCGGGTACCACGCCGCCCGCGAGGAGCAGGGCCAACTCGAATCCCGGATCCGCCAGCTGCAGGAACTGCTGCGCACCGCCAAGGTCGGCGACGTCCCGACGGAATCCGGCATCGCCAAGCCCGGCTCGGTGCTGACCGTCCGCTTCGACGGCGAGGACGAGACCGAGAAGTTCCTGCTGGCCACCCGCGAGGAGGGTGCGCACGGCGAACTGGAGGTCTACTCGCCCAGCTCCCCGCTCGGCCAGGCGCTGCTGGAGGCCAAGCAGGGCGAGACCCGCGAGTACGAGCTGCCCAACGGCGGCACCATGAAGGTCACGCTGGTGGAGGCCGAGCCGTTCCTCGGTTGA
- a CDS encoding Lrp/AsnC family transcriptional regulator: MDSLDARLLLLLADEPRLGVLECSRRLGVARGTVQARMDRMQRSGILRGFPPDLDLAEMGYGLTAFAVLEIAQGRRDAVAAKLAAIGEVCEVHATTGQGDLFVRIVARSNADLQRVVDEVVAVPHVLRTSTSIALSTPVPPRFRPLLERIAEEE; the protein is encoded by the coding sequence ATGGACTCGTTGGACGCCCGGTTGTTGCTGCTGCTGGCCGACGAGCCGCGGCTGGGAGTGCTGGAGTGCTCCCGGCGGCTCGGCGTCGCCCGCGGGACCGTGCAGGCGCGGATGGACCGGATGCAGCGCAGCGGGATCCTGCGCGGGTTCCCGCCGGACCTGGACCTGGCCGAAATGGGCTACGGGCTCACCGCGTTCGCGGTGCTGGAGATCGCGCAGGGCAGGCGGGACGCGGTCGCCGCGAAGCTGGCGGCGATCGGCGAGGTGTGCGAGGTGCACGCGACCACCGGCCAAGGGGATCTGTTCGTGCGGATCGTGGCGCGCTCCAACGCGGACCTGCAGCGGGTGGTCGACGAGGTCGTGGCGGTGCCGCACGTGCTGCGGACCTCGACTTCGATCGCGCTGTCCACGCCGGTGCCGCCGCGGTTCCGGCCGCTGCTGGAGCGGATCGCCGAGGAGGAGTGA
- the ilvA gene encoding threonine ammonia-lyase, which yields MLISLDRVRAAAEELEGVIRRTPLEHSRVLAEQVGGEVFLKCENLQRTGSFKLRGGYVRLQELTERQRAAGVVAASAGNHAQGVALAASLLGIRSTVFMPERATLPKLAATQSYGATVRAEGGVLSETLALATQYADSTGAEFIHPFNHPAVLAGQGTVGLEILDQLPQVGTILVPTGGGGLLGGVAAAVKALRPEVRVIGVQAEQAAAWPGSLAAGHPVRVTDTRTMADGIAVAEPGAVTFEHVSAFADEVITVSEQSLSRALLLCLERMKLVAEPAGVAAVAGLLERPDLVVPPAVPVLSGGNIDPVLLLQLIQHGMTSAGRYLSLRVRLPDRPGSLAGLVAQLGDLAANVLDIEHSRISGALALGEVDVEVSLETRGPEHREHVVSELSSAGFTVVAKR from the coding sequence ATGCTGATCAGCCTGGACCGGGTGCGCGCGGCCGCCGAGGAGCTCGAAGGCGTCATCCGCCGCACGCCGTTGGAGCATTCCCGCGTGCTCGCCGAGCAGGTCGGCGGCGAAGTCTTCCTGAAGTGCGAGAACCTGCAGCGCACCGGGTCGTTCAAGCTGCGCGGCGGATACGTGCGGTTGCAGGAGTTGACCGAGCGGCAGCGCGCGGCCGGTGTCGTGGCCGCCAGCGCGGGCAACCACGCCCAGGGCGTGGCGCTGGCCGCGTCGTTGCTGGGCATTCGCTCCACGGTGTTCATGCCGGAACGCGCCACCCTGCCGAAGCTCGCGGCGACGCAGTCCTACGGCGCGACCGTGCGGGCGGAGGGCGGAGTGCTGTCCGAGACGCTCGCGCTCGCCACGCAATACGCCGACAGCACCGGCGCCGAGTTCATCCACCCCTTCAACCACCCCGCGGTGCTGGCCGGGCAGGGCACGGTCGGGCTGGAGATCCTGGACCAGTTGCCGCAGGTCGGCACGATCCTGGTGCCGACCGGTGGCGGCGGTCTGCTCGGCGGGGTGGCCGCCGCGGTGAAGGCCCTGCGTCCGGAGGTCCGGGTGATCGGGGTGCAGGCGGAGCAGGCCGCGGCCTGGCCGGGTTCGCTGGCCGCCGGGCATCCGGTGCGGGTCACCGACACGCGCACGATGGCCGACGGCATCGCGGTCGCCGAGCCGGGCGCGGTGACCTTCGAGCACGTGTCGGCGTTCGCCGACGAGGTCATCACGGTCAGCGAGCAGTCCTTGTCCCGGGCGCTGCTGCTGTGCCTGGAGCGGATGAAGCTGGTCGCCGAGCCTGCCGGGGTGGCCGCGGTGGCCGGGCTGCTGGAGCGTCCGGACCTGGTCGTCCCGCCTGCGGTGCCGGTCCTTTCCGGCGGCAACATCGACCCGGTGCTGCTGCTGCAGCTCATCCAGCACGGCATGACCTCCGCGGGCCGGTACCTGTCGCTGCGGGTGCGGTTGCCGGACCGGCCGGGTTCGCTGGCCGGGCTGGTCGCGCAGCTCGGCGATCTGGCGGCGAACGTGCTGGACATCGAGCATTCGCGGATTTCCGGGGCGCTGGCGCTGGGCGAGGTCGACGTGGAGGTCAGCTTGGAGACGCGCGGGCCGGAGCACCGCGAGCACGTGGTCTCGGAGCTGTCCAGTGCGGGCTTCACCGTCGTGGCGAAGCGCTGA
- a CDS encoding cystathionine gamma-synthase, with the protein MSDGFATRAIHAGQEPDPATGSVIVPIHATSTYAQDGVGGQRAGYEYSRTGNPTRTALAECLAALEGAKHGAAFASGMAASDAVLRATLRPGDHVIIPDDAYGGTYRLIDKVLTGWDVQYTPVPVSDVGAVRQAVRPETKLIWVETPTNPLLNIADIAALAQLSRDVGTKLVVDNTFASPYLQRPLELGADAVVHSTTKYLGGHSDVVGGAVLTSSDELAAQVAFLQNSAGAVPSPFDAWLTLRGLKTLAARMDRHSANAERIVNALHGHPKVAKVYYPGLEEHPGHEVAAKQMRGFGGMVSFTHVDGEQAALEVCARTRLFTLAESLGGVESLIEHPGQMTHASTAGSVLQVPAELVRLSVGIEDPDDLVEDLLAAL; encoded by the coding sequence ATGAGTGACGGCTTCGCCACCCGCGCGATCCACGCGGGCCAGGAACCCGACCCGGCCACCGGCTCGGTGATCGTGCCGATCCACGCCACCTCCACCTACGCGCAGGACGGTGTCGGCGGACAGCGAGCGGGTTACGAGTACTCGCGCACCGGCAATCCCACTCGCACCGCGCTGGCGGAATGCCTGGCTGCGCTGGAGGGCGCCAAGCACGGCGCGGCCTTCGCCTCCGGGATGGCGGCCAGCGACGCGGTGCTGCGCGCGACGTTGCGCCCCGGCGACCACGTGATCATCCCGGACGACGCCTACGGCGGCACGTACCGGCTCATCGACAAGGTCCTCACCGGCTGGGACGTGCAGTACACCCCGGTCCCGGTCTCGGACGTCGGCGCGGTGCGGCAGGCGGTGCGCCCGGAGACGAAGCTGATCTGGGTGGAGACGCCGACCAACCCGCTGCTGAACATCGCCGACATCGCCGCGCTGGCGCAGCTCTCGCGCGACGTGGGCACGAAGCTGGTCGTGGACAACACGTTCGCCTCGCCGTACCTGCAGCGGCCGCTGGAGCTGGGTGCGGACGCGGTGGTGCACTCGACCACGAAGTACCTCGGCGGGCATTCCGACGTGGTCGGCGGCGCGGTGCTCACCTCCTCCGACGAGCTCGCCGCGCAGGTGGCCTTCCTGCAGAACAGCGCGGGCGCGGTGCCCAGCCCGTTCGACGCCTGGCTGACGCTGCGCGGACTCAAGACGCTGGCCGCCCGGATGGACCGGCACAGCGCGAACGCCGAGCGGATCGTCAACGCGCTGCACGGGCACCCGAAGGTCGCCAAGGTCTACTACCCGGGCCTGGAGGAACATCCCGGCCACGAGGTCGCCGCCAAGCAGATGCGCGGCTTCGGCGGGATGGTCTCGTTCACCCACGTCGACGGCGAGCAGGCGGCGCTTGAGGTGTGCGCCCGGACCCGGCTGTTCACCCTCGCCGAATCGCTCGGCGGCGTGGAGTCGCTGATCGAGCACCCGGGGCAGATGACGCACGCGAGCACCGCCGGTTCGGTGCTGCAGGTCCCCGCCGAGCTGGTGCGGCTGTCGGTCGGCATCGAGGACCCGGACGACCTCGTCGAGGACTTGCTCGCCGCGCTCTGA
- a CDS encoding acetyl-CoA C-acetyltransferase produces the protein MPEAVIVSAARSPIGRAGKGALVDVRPDDLSAQIVRAALDKVPELDPTEIDDLLLGCGLPGGEQGFNMGRVVSVLLGYDHLPGATITRYCSSSLQTTRMALHAIKAGEGDVFISAGVEAVSRFAKGNSDSLDDTHNPLFADAEARTQATAEQGADDWTDPREFGKVPDVYIPMGQTAENLARAKGVSRDEMDDFGVRSQNLAEKAIANGFWSREITPVTTPSGQIVDSDDGPRAGVTKEAVSGLKPVFRPDGRITAANCCALNDGAAALVIMSDTKAKQLGLTPLARIVSTGVSGLSPEIMGLGPVEASKQALARAGMGIGDIDLAEINEAFAAQVIPSYQELGLPLEKLNVNGGAIAVGHPFGMTGARITNTLLNSLQWHDKQFGLETMCVGGGQGMAMVLERLS, from the coding sequence ATGCCCGAAGCAGTGATCGTTTCCGCTGCCCGCTCCCCCATCGGCCGCGCAGGCAAGGGCGCACTGGTCGACGTCCGCCCGGACGACCTGTCCGCGCAGATCGTGCGCGCGGCGCTGGACAAGGTGCCGGAGCTGGACCCCACCGAGATCGACGACCTGCTGCTGGGCTGCGGCCTGCCCGGCGGTGAGCAGGGCTTCAACATGGGCCGCGTCGTCTCGGTGCTGCTGGGCTACGACCACCTGCCCGGCGCCACGATCACCCGCTACTGCTCCTCCAGCCTGCAGACCACGCGGATGGCGCTGCACGCGATCAAAGCCGGTGAGGGCGACGTGTTCATCAGCGCCGGTGTGGAGGCGGTGTCCCGGTTCGCCAAGGGCAACTCGGACTCGCTGGACGACACGCACAACCCGCTGTTCGCCGACGCCGAAGCCCGCACCCAGGCCACCGCGGAGCAGGGCGCCGACGACTGGACCGACCCGCGCGAGTTCGGCAAGGTCCCGGACGTCTACATCCCGATGGGCCAGACCGCGGAGAACCTGGCACGGGCCAAGGGCGTCTCCCGCGACGAGATGGACGACTTCGGCGTGCGTTCGCAGAACCTCGCCGAGAAGGCGATCGCGAACGGGTTCTGGTCGCGCGAGATCACCCCGGTGACCACGCCGTCCGGACAGATCGTCGACTCCGACGACGGGCCGCGCGCCGGGGTCACCAAGGAAGCCGTGTCCGGCCTCAAGCCGGTGTTCCGCCCGGACGGCCGGATCACCGCGGCGAACTGCTGCGCGCTCAACGACGGCGCGGCCGCGCTGGTGATCATGAGCGACACCAAGGCCAAGCAGCTGGGCCTCACTCCGCTGGCGCGGATCGTGTCCACCGGGGTGAGCGGGCTGTCCCCGGAGATCATGGGGCTCGGCCCGGTGGAGGCGTCCAAGCAGGCGCTGGCCCGCGCCGGGATGGGCATCGGCGACATCGACCTGGCCGAGATCAACGAGGCGTTCGCCGCGCAGGTCATCCCGTCCTACCAGGAACTCGGCCTGCCGCTGGAGAAGCTGAACGTCAACGGCGGCGCGATCGCGGTCGGGCACCCGTTCGGCATGACCGGCGCGCGGATCACCAACACGCTGCTGAACTCCTTGCAGTGGCACGACAAGCAGTTCGGCCTGGAGACGATGTGCGTCGGCGGTGGCCAGGGCATGGCGATGGTCCTCGAACGGCTCTCCTGA
- the hppD gene encoding 4-hydroxyphenylpyruvate dioxygenase has translation MQRLVGLVEHDDSRDPFPVRAMDAVVFVVGNATQSALFYQVAFGMELVAYRGPEQGERDHKSYVLKSGSARFVLNGAVDPDSPLADHHRRHGDGVVDIALEVEDVDRCVEHARAQGARVLDEPHEVSDEHGTVRTAAIAAYGETRHTLLDRSRYTGPYLPGYVPRSGGYVKPEGAPKRLFQAVDHCVGNVELGRMDEWVSFYNRVLGFVNMAEFVGDDIATEYSALMSKVVANGNHRVKFPLNEPAAGRKKSQIDEYLEFYRGAGCQHIALATGDILRTITAMRAAGVEFLATPDSYYDDPQLRARIGEVRLPIETLKEHGILVDRDEDGYLLQIFTKPIGDRPTVFFELIERHGSLGFGKGNFKALFEAIEREQELRGNL, from the coding sequence ATGCAGCGGCTCGTCGGCCTCGTCGAGCACGACGACAGCCGCGACCCGTTCCCGGTGCGGGCGATGGACGCGGTGGTGTTCGTCGTCGGCAACGCCACCCAGAGCGCGCTGTTCTACCAGGTCGCGTTCGGCATGGAACTCGTCGCCTACCGAGGCCCGGAGCAGGGCGAACGGGACCACAAGTCGTACGTGCTCAAGTCCGGGTCCGCGCGGTTCGTGCTCAACGGCGCGGTCGATCCGGACAGCCCGCTGGCCGACCACCACCGGCGGCACGGGGACGGTGTCGTGGACATCGCGCTGGAGGTCGAGGACGTGGACCGCTGCGTCGAACACGCCCGCGCGCAAGGGGCGCGGGTGCTCGACGAGCCGCACGAGGTCTCCGACGAGCACGGCACGGTGCGCACCGCCGCGATCGCCGCCTACGGCGAAACCAGGCACACGCTGCTCGACCGCAGTCGCTACACCGGCCCCTACCTGCCCGGTTACGTGCCCCGCAGCGGCGGCTACGTCAAACCCGAAGGAGCCCCGAAGCGGCTGTTCCAAGCCGTGGACCACTGCGTCGGCAACGTCGAACTGGGCCGGATGGATGAGTGGGTGTCGTTCTACAACCGCGTGCTCGGGTTCGTGAACATGGCCGAGTTCGTCGGCGACGACATCGCCACCGAGTACTCCGCGCTGATGAGCAAGGTCGTCGCCAACGGCAACCACCGGGTGAAGTTCCCGCTCAACGAGCCTGCGGCGGGCCGCAAGAAGTCGCAGATCGACGAGTACCTGGAGTTCTACCGCGGCGCGGGCTGCCAGCACATCGCGCTGGCCACCGGCGACATCCTGCGCACCATCACCGCGATGCGGGCGGCGGGCGTGGAGTTCCTGGCCACGCCGGACTCCTACTACGACGACCCGCAGCTGCGGGCGCGGATCGGCGAGGTGCGGCTGCCGATCGAGACGCTGAAGGAGCACGGCATCCTCGTCGACCGGGACGAGGACGGCTACCTGCTGCAGATCTTCACCAAACCGATCGGGGACCGGCCGACGGTGTTCTTCGAGCTGATCGAGCGGCACGGTTCGCTCGGCTTCGGCAAGGGCAACTTCAAGGCGCTGTTCGAGGCGATCGAGCGCGAGCAGGAGCTCCGCGGCAACCTCTGA
- a CDS encoding cystathionine beta-synthase: MEYVEHVVDLVGNTPLVRLNSLAGSASTPVLAKVEYFNPGGSVKDRIALRMVEAAEESGQLRPGGTIVEPTSGNTGVGLAMVAQRKGYRCVFVCPDKVSEDKRSVLEAYGAEVVVCPTAVPPEHADSYYSVSDRLVTEIDGAWKPNQYANDANPESHYLSTGPEIWRQTEGRITHFVAGIGTGGTISGIGRYLKEVSGGKVRIIGADPEGSVYSGGGGRPYLVEGVGEDFWPQTYDRGICDEIVPISDQDSFGMTRELAHQEALLVGGSCGMAAAAALRIAERTGPDDVIVVLLPDGGRGYLGKVFNDSWMAKYGFLSPDHAGGSMKDVLLRKDGTMPELVHVHPNETVAEAVAIMREFSVSQMPVVNAEPPVMAAEVAGAVNERDLLDALFAGNAQLADRVEQHMSPPLPTIGAGEEISAAMSALAGADGAMVLVGGKPAGVVTRQDVLAFIAGR, translated from the coding sequence GTGGAGTACGTCGAGCACGTCGTCGACCTCGTCGGCAACACCCCTCTGGTGCGGTTGAACTCGCTGGCAGGCTCCGCTTCCACGCCGGTGCTGGCGAAGGTCGAGTACTTCAACCCGGGCGGCAGCGTGAAGGACCGGATCGCGCTGCGGATGGTCGAGGCCGCCGAGGAGTCCGGGCAGCTGCGGCCCGGCGGCACCATCGTCGAACCCACCTCCGGCAACACCGGCGTCGGGCTGGCGATGGTGGCCCAGCGCAAGGGCTACCGCTGCGTGTTCGTGTGCCCGGACAAGGTCAGCGAGGACAAGCGCAGCGTGCTGGAGGCGTACGGCGCGGAGGTCGTGGTGTGCCCGACCGCGGTTCCGCCGGAGCACGCCGATTCCTACTACAGCGTCTCGGACCGGCTGGTCACCGAGATCGACGGCGCGTGGAAGCCGAACCAGTACGCCAACGACGCCAACCCGGAGTCGCACTACCTCAGCACCGGCCCGGAGATCTGGCGCCAGACCGAGGGCCGGATCACGCACTTCGTCGCGGGCATCGGCACCGGCGGCACCATCTCCGGCATCGGCCGCTACCTCAAGGAGGTCTCCGGCGGGAAGGTGCGGATCATCGGCGCCGACCCGGAGGGTTCGGTGTACTCCGGCGGCGGCGGGCGGCCGTACCTGGTGGAGGGCGTCGGCGAGGACTTCTGGCCGCAGACCTACGACCGCGGCATCTGCGACGAGATCGTGCCGATCTCGGACCAGGACTCCTTCGGCATGACCCGCGAGCTCGCGCACCAGGAGGCGCTGCTGGTCGGTGGCTCGTGCGGGATGGCCGCGGCCGCGGCGCTGCGGATCGCGGAGCGCACCGGGCCGGACGACGTGATCGTGGTGCTGCTGCCCGACGGCGGGCGCGGCTACCTCGGCAAGGTGTTCAACGACTCCTGGATGGCCAAGTACGGCTTCCTGTCCCCGGACCACGCCGGCGGGTCGATGAAGGACGTGCTGCTGCGCAAGGACGGCACGATGCCGGAGCTGGTGCACGTGCACCCGAACGAGACCGTCGCGGAGGCGGTCGCGATCATGCGCGAGTTCAGCGTCTCGCAGATGCCGGTGGTCAACGCCGAACCGCCGGTGATGGCCGCCGAGGTCGCCGGGGCGGTCAACGAGCGCGACCTGCTGGACGCGCTGTTCGCGGGCAACGCTCAGCTCGCCGACCGGGTGGAGCAGCACATGTCGCCCCCGCTGCCGACCATCGGCGCGGGTGAGGAGATCAGCGCCGCGATGTCCGCGCTGGCGGGAGCGGACGGCGCGATGGTGCTCGTCGGCGGCAAACCGGCCGGGGTGGTGACCCGGCAGGACGTGCTGGCCTTCATCGCCGGACGTTGA
- a CDS encoding DUF4307 domain-containing protein translates to MSSQQVPEGRYGSRERRPDRPRVRWALGALTALVLIGASVLAYTNLGSPPIQGKQAAFQVLDDSSVHVTAEVQRDDPRRPAECVIRALGVSGAETGRKEIYIPPATDTVRQETVVRTSERPMTGEVYGCTYNVPEYLSTLRRPTG, encoded by the coding sequence GTGAGCAGCCAGCAGGTCCCGGAAGGGCGGTACGGCTCGCGCGAGCGCAGGCCGGACCGGCCGCGGGTCCGATGGGCGCTCGGCGCGTTGACCGCGCTGGTGCTGATCGGCGCCTCCGTGCTCGCCTACACCAACCTCGGCAGCCCGCCCATCCAGGGCAAACAGGCCGCGTTCCAGGTGCTCGACGACAGTTCGGTGCACGTCACCGCGGAGGTGCAGCGCGACGATCCGCGCCGCCCGGCGGAGTGCGTGATCCGGGCGCTCGGCGTTTCCGGCGCGGAGACCGGCCGCAAAGAGATCTACATCCCGCCGGCGACCGACACGGTCCGGCAGGAAACGGTGGTGCGCACCTCGGAACGGCCGATGACCGGCGAGGTGTACGGCTGTACATACAACGTTCCCGAATATTTGTCCACCCTCCGGCGGCCAACCGGGTGA
- the mca gene encoding mycothiol conjugate amidase Mca — protein sequence MAEKLRLMTVHAHPDDESSKGAATTARYAAEGHDVMVVTCTGGEAGSILNPAMERPDVLANMPEIRRTEMARAAEILGVRHHWLGYVDSGLPEGDPLPPLPEGCFATIDQVGPVADLVRVIREFQPHVLITYDESGGYPHPDHIRCHEVSMTAFDEAADPDLHPAAGEPWQPLKLYYSHGFSRKKMQLFHDALLERGVESPYGEWLARWDERDRPDPDERVTTRVECGAYFEQRDDALRAHATQIDPDSRWFAVPPDIQRALWPTEDYELVRSLVDTTLPEDDLFSGVREKVSA from the coding sequence ATGGCCGAGAAGCTGCGTCTGATGACGGTGCACGCGCACCCGGACGACGAGTCCAGCAAGGGGGCGGCGACCACCGCGCGTTATGCCGCCGAGGGGCACGACGTGATGGTCGTCACGTGCACCGGGGGTGAGGCGGGCAGCATCCTGAACCCGGCCATGGAGCGCCCGGACGTGCTCGCGAACATGCCGGAGATCCGCCGCACCGAGATGGCCCGCGCCGCGGAGATCCTCGGTGTCCGGCACCACTGGCTCGGCTACGTCGACTCCGGCCTCCCGGAGGGCGACCCGCTGCCGCCGCTGCCGGAGGGCTGCTTCGCCACGATCGACCAGGTCGGCCCGGTCGCCGACCTGGTGCGCGTCATCCGCGAGTTCCAGCCGCACGTGCTGATCACCTATGACGAGAGCGGCGGCTACCCGCACCCGGACCACATCCGCTGCCACGAGGTCTCGATGACCGCGTTCGACGAGGCGGCCGACCCCGACCTGCACCCGGCGGCGGGCGAGCCGTGGCAGCCGCTGAAGCTGTACTACTCGCACGGCTTCTCCCGGAAGAAGATGCAGCTGTTCCACGACGCGCTGCTGGAGCGCGGTGTCGAATCGCCCTACGGCGAGTGGCTGGCCAGGTGGGACGAGCGGGACCGGCCCGACCCGGACGAGCGGGTCACGACCCGGGTGGAGTGCGGGGCATACTTCGAGCAGCGGGACGACGCGCTGCGCGCGCACGCCACCCAGATCGATCCGGACAGCCGCTGGTTCGCCGTCCCGCCGGACATCCAGCGGGCGCTGTGGCCGACCGAGGACTACGAGCTGGTTCGCTCGCTGGTCGATACGACGTTGCCGGAGGACGACCTGTTCTCCGGCGTGCGGGAGAAGGTGTCGGCATGA